The Faecalibaculum rodentium genome segment CGTGTAGTGGGTATGACCGCACTTTGAGCACACAAAACCATCCTTCCACTTCAGATCAAAGAAGAAGCGTTCTGCGTCATGGGGGTCTGAATACTGGGCATGGATATCAGCAAAAGTCAGGTCTTTGAACAGCGATTTCTTGAACATAGGGTGCCTCTCTTCCTGATTCAAGTATCGCATTATTACTGGCGCTATTTATGCGTGATAAGCTATTAACTGAGCTTGGTAGTCTATCAAGTTGAAAAAATTGAAAAATAAAGGCTCAATAATCAATGAAGAAAGTAAGCGACGTTAATTGCCCATATTAAAACAGGACTGATTCCCTGTACCATCATGGTATTGGGGACAGTCCTGTTTTCTATTTCTTATACAGATGTCCTGGAAGTGTCCTGGAGTATGGAAGCAGGTCTTCGAGTACTTCCTCTCTGATCCCTTCGTTCTTCAGCCTTGTCAGCACATATTCGATGTACTTCTCAGGCACCAGCCCATTCATGATTGCCGATTGGCTCAGACTGTACCATACTGCTGTTGCTTCCGCTCCTGCTTCCGTGTCCGCAAACAGGAACCCCTTCCGGCCTATCACGAACGGCTTCACCATCCGCTCCGCCAGGTTATTGTCGATCGGATAGTTCCCATCCTCCAGATAAAGGGCCAGCGAGTCTTTCCTTTTCAGGAAGTAGTTTGCTCCCTTTACTGCTTTCGAACCACTATCAAAACTCCGGGCGATCCGCTCCATTCCTGCGATCACCTGGTCAAAAAGCGGTTTAGACTCTTTCTGCCTCAGTTCGTATACTTCTTCCCGACTCAGTTTCTTCTTTTTCGCTCTGCTCTCCACCTCATAAAGCCTGTTGATGTTCCCAAGTGGCTCCAACAGGATCCCCAGTGCCGGATTCTCCCTGATATGTTTCAGTTTCATTTCTGTATCGTCTGGCAGATTCTTGAATGTCTGGTAGTCTGCACGGATCTTCACCGCATCATACAGATGCCGCCTCGCATGGGCCATACAACTCAGATGGATGGCTGCTGTGTAATTATCGTAGCCTTCGAATCCGTCTGACATCAGGGCCTTTTCGAATCCTTCTCCCAGGAATTCCCATACGAACTTCTGGGCCCTGCTCTTCTTGAACTGATATATGACCATCTGTCTGGCTTCATGCTCTGCGCTGACCCCGACGATCATGTAACAGTTCGTCCGATCCTGATCCCGACTCACTTCCAGGCATTTCAGTACGGTCTCATCCATATGGACCACATCACATTCCCTGAAATCCTGTATCATCCTGTCCACCAGAGCTTCTCCATAGATCTGGGAAGAACGGATCATCCAGCTGGCCATGATACTCCTGCTGAGGTTGAATCCTCTTCGCTGCCAGTCTTGTTCCTGTCTGTAAAGAGGCAGTCCCATGACTGTTTTCTGGGCTATGATGTGGGACACAAGAGAAGGCGAAGACATCGTATTCTCCAGAAGCGGTGCTTCTTTGCGGGCAGCCGGGATCATCACAGGCTTTCCATCCTCATCTTCACAACCTTTGGGGCAGACATAATTATGATCCACTTCCACTTCGACATAGAGGCGCTGCGGAACGTATTTGATGGTCCGGTGTACAGTCGGTTTCAGCTC includes the following:
- the tnpC gene encoding IS66 family transposase, whose amino-acid sequence is MDFLSSFDFENYTRKSMKESLESLDHDDLVDAALFLADNLFLKDQINRKAAMDRFASKSEQLFISLFNEAEEIASTSSPEDLDESAVLETVSKERPASPKKRRSMKEKAKALPEKIIDVYPDAGKDPVCPVCGTAMKELKPTVHRTIKYVPQRLYVEVEVDHNYVCPKGCEDEDGKPVMIPAARKEAPLLENTMSSPSLVSHIIAQKTVMGLPLYRQEQDWQRRGFNLSRSIMASWMIRSSQIYGEALVDRMIQDFRECDVVHMDETVLKCLEVSRDQDRTNCYMIVGVSAEHEARQMVIYQFKKSRAQKFVWEFLGEGFEKALMSDGFEGYDNYTAAIHLSCMAHARRHLYDAVKIRADYQTFKNLPDDTEMKLKHIRENPALGILLEPLGNINRLYEVESRAKKKKLSREEVYELRQKESKPLFDQVIAGMERIARSFDSGSKAVKGANYFLKRKDSLALYLEDGNYPIDNNLAERMVKPFVIGRKGFLFADTEAGAEATAVWYSLSQSAIMNGLVPEKYIEYVLTRLKNEGIREEVLEDLLPYSRTLPGHLYKK